The Pseudomonas asiatica genome has a segment encoding these proteins:
- a CDS encoding ABC transporter permease subunit has protein sequence MKLRKLKRAFQRITPEGRHLVIGVPFIWLFLFFMLPFFIVLKISFAEADVAIPPYTEIYSYVEDKLQLVLNLANYGLLTEDELYISAYLGSLKMAFFSTLLCLLIGYPMAYAIANAKKETQTVLLLLIMMPTWTAILIRVYAWMGILSNNGLLNGFLLWTGLIDQPLQILNTNLAVYIGVVYSYLPFMILPLFANLVKHDPSLLEAASDLGSSTFNSFWKITVPLSKNGIIAGCMLVFIPVVGEFVIPELLGGPETLMIGKVLWQEFFNNRDWPVASALAVVMLAILIVPILLFNRSQAKEMEGRA, from the coding sequence ATGAAACTGCGCAAGCTCAAGCGAGCCTTCCAGCGTATTACCCCGGAGGGGCGGCACCTGGTGATCGGCGTGCCGTTCATCTGGCTGTTCCTGTTCTTCATGCTGCCGTTCTTCATCGTGCTGAAGATCAGCTTCGCCGAAGCCGACGTGGCGATCCCGCCGTATACCGAGATCTACAGCTACGTCGAAGACAAGCTGCAGCTGGTGCTCAACCTGGCCAACTATGGCCTGTTGACCGAGGATGAGCTGTATATCTCGGCCTACCTGGGCTCGCTGAAGATGGCCTTCTTCAGCACCCTGCTGTGCCTGCTGATCGGCTACCCGATGGCCTATGCCATTGCCAACGCCAAGAAGGAAACCCAGACGGTCCTGCTGTTGCTGATCATGATGCCGACCTGGACCGCGATCCTGATCCGCGTCTATGCCTGGATGGGTATTCTCAGCAACAACGGCCTGCTCAACGGCTTCCTGCTGTGGACCGGGTTGATCGACCAGCCGCTGCAGATCCTCAACACCAACCTGGCGGTGTACATCGGCGTGGTCTATTCGTACCTGCCGTTCATGATCCTGCCGCTGTTCGCCAACCTGGTGAAGCACGACCCGAGCCTGCTCGAGGCCGCTTCGGACCTGGGTTCGAGCACCTTCAACAGCTTCTGGAAGATCACCGTGCCGCTGTCGAAGAACGGCATCATCGCCGGCTGCATGCTGGTGTTCATCCCGGTGGTGGGCGAGTTCGTGATCCCTGAACTGCTTGGCGGCCCGGAAACCCTCATGATCGGCAAGGTGCTGTGGCAAGAGTTCTTCAACAACCGTGACTGGCCGGTGGCTTCTGCGCTGGCGGTGGTGATGCTGGCGATCCTGATCGTGCCGATCCTGCTGTTCAACCGCAGCCAGGCCAAAGAAATGGAGGGCAGGGCATGA
- a CDS encoding efflux RND transporter periplasmic adaptor subunit has product MKRLLLMLSAGVLLAGCSSEDEVPEPIRPVLSVKVEPQVQSQLGRFAGSIQARFESTLGFRVSGRIARRWLDVGAQVKPGDTLATLDPTDQQNQLRAAEGDLAKVQAQWINAQADARRQQQLYDRGVGAQAQLDIAQTNLKTTSAALEQARSALSQARDQLDYSTLRTDHAAVITAWQAEAGQTVTAGQAVVTLARPDVKEAVIDLPIGLAEQLSKGLTFTVASQLDPTINTTASLRELEPQADATTRTRRARLTLASTPAAFHLGTAISVTLSSEVSPRSELPLSALLERDGKTQVWVIDTQQKTVATRDVALIGRTADSVVLSSGVQPGERVVTAGVNSLKPGQKVTFDEDAQ; this is encoded by the coding sequence ATGAAGCGCCTGCTGCTGATGCTGTCGGCCGGCGTGCTGTTGGCCGGCTGCAGTAGCGAGGATGAAGTGCCGGAACCGATTCGGCCGGTACTGTCGGTCAAGGTCGAACCCCAGGTGCAGTCGCAGCTGGGCCGTTTCGCCGGCAGTATCCAGGCACGTTTCGAAAGCACCTTGGGCTTCCGGGTATCCGGGCGTATCGCCCGGCGCTGGCTGGATGTGGGCGCCCAGGTGAAACCGGGTGACACCCTGGCCACCCTCGACCCGACCGACCAGCAGAACCAGTTGCGCGCCGCCGAAGGCGACCTGGCCAAGGTGCAGGCGCAGTGGATCAACGCCCAGGCCGATGCCCGCCGCCAGCAACAGCTGTACGACCGTGGCGTAGGCGCCCAGGCCCAGCTGGATATCGCCCAGACCAACCTGAAGACCACCAGCGCGGCGTTGGAGCAGGCGCGCTCTGCGCTCAGCCAGGCGCGTGACCAGCTCGACTACAGCACCCTGCGCACCGACCACGCCGCGGTGATCACTGCCTGGCAGGCCGAAGCCGGGCAAACCGTCACCGCCGGCCAGGCCGTGGTAACCCTGGCCAGGCCGGATGTGAAGGAAGCGGTGATCGACCTGCCGATCGGCCTGGCCGAGCAGTTGAGCAAAGGCCTGACCTTCACCGTTGCTTCGCAGCTGGACCCGACCATCAACACCACCGCCAGCCTGCGGGAACTGGAACCCCAGGCCGACGCCACCACTCGCACCCGCCGCGCGCGCCTGACCCTGGCCAGCACCCCGGCGGCCTTCCACCTGGGCACCGCCATCAGCGTGACCCTGAGTTCGGAGGTGTCGCCGCGCAGCGAACTGCCCTTGAGTGCCTTGCTCGAGCGCGACGGCAAGACCCAGGTATGGGTGATCGATACGCAGCAGAAGACCGTGGCCACTCGTGACGTGGCCCTGATCGGCCGCACCGCCGACAGCGTCGTCCTGAGTTCGGGCGTACAGCCCGGCGAGCGGGTGGTGACTGCGGGCGTGAACAGCCTCAAGCCCGGCCAGAAGGTCACCTTCGACGAGGATGCGCAATGA
- a CDS encoding efflux RND transporter permease subunit, with translation MKGSFNLSDWALKHQSFVWYLMFVGLLMGIFSYFNLGREEDPSFTIKTMVIQTRWPGATQDETLYQVTDRIEKKLEELDSLDYTKSYTRPGESTVYVYLRDTTKAKDIPEIWYQVRKKIQDIRGEFPAGIQGPGFNDEFGDVFGSIYAFTADGLTLRQLRDYVEQARAEVRDVPNIGKIELIGTQDEVLYLNFSTRKLAALGIDQRQVMQALQSQNAVTPAGVIEAGPERISVRTSGQFTSEKDLQTVNLKINDRFFRLADIADIERGYVDPPSPMFRYNGQTALGLAIGMKAGGNIQVFGAALKKRMDKVIEDLPVGVGVHTVSDQAVVVKQAVGGFTSALFEAVVIVLAVSFVSLGVRAGLVVACSIPLVLAMVFVFMEYSGITMQRISLGALIIALGLLVDDAMITVEVMVTRLEMGESKEQAATFAYTSTAFPMLTGTLVTVAGFVPIGLNASSAGEYTYTLFAVIAVALMVSWVVAVFFAPVLGVHILSSAKLKPHEAEPGRVGRIFEHGLLWCMRNRWLTIIGTVVLFALAIFCERFVQNQFFPSSDRPEILVDLNLPQNASIEETRKVVDRFEARIKDDPDLVHWSTYIGQGAIRFYLPLDQQLQNPYYAQLVIVSKGFEERQAMMDRLQKILHEEFVGVGTNVQSLEMGPPVGRPIQYRVSGANIDQVRKHAIELATLLDQNEHIGEMIYDWNEPGKVLRVEIAQDKARQLGLSSEDVANVMNSIVSGVQITQVNDNIYLVDVVARAEDSERGSPDTLQNLQILTPNGTSIPLLAFATVRYELEQPLVWRRDRKPTITIKASVNGDIQPTDLVAQLKPKIDEFASKLPVGFEVATGGTVEESAKAQGPIRKVIPLMLFLMATFLMIQLHSVQKLFLVVSVAPLGLIGVIIALVPTGTPMGFVAILGILALAGIIIRNSVILVTQIDEFEAQGLSPWDAVVEATNHRRRPILLTAAAASLGMIPIAREVFWGPMAYAMIGGIIVATLLTLLFLPALYVAWYKIREPQKHN, from the coding sequence ATGAAAGGAAGCTTCAACCTGTCCGACTGGGCACTCAAGCATCAATCGTTCGTCTGGTACCTGATGTTCGTTGGCCTGCTGATGGGGATCTTCTCCTACTTCAACCTGGGCCGTGAGGAAGACCCGTCGTTCACCATCAAGACCATGGTCATCCAGACCCGCTGGCCCGGCGCGACCCAGGACGAAACCCTGTACCAGGTCACCGACCGTATCGAGAAGAAGCTCGAGGAACTCGACTCCCTCGACTACACCAAAAGTTACACCCGCCCCGGCGAATCCACGGTCTACGTGTACCTGCGCGATACCACCAAGGCCAAGGACATCCCGGAAATCTGGTATCAGGTGCGCAAGAAGATCCAGGACATTCGCGGTGAATTCCCTGCGGGCATCCAGGGGCCCGGGTTCAACGATGAATTCGGCGATGTGTTCGGTTCTATCTATGCCTTCACCGCCGACGGCCTGACCCTGCGCCAGCTGCGCGACTACGTGGAACAGGCTCGGGCCGAAGTGCGCGATGTGCCCAACATCGGCAAGATCGAGCTGATCGGCACCCAGGACGAAGTGCTTTACCTGAACTTCTCCACCCGCAAGCTGGCAGCCCTGGGCATCGATCAGCGCCAGGTCATGCAGGCCCTGCAATCGCAAAACGCCGTGACCCCTGCCGGTGTGATCGAGGCCGGGCCGGAACGTATCTCGGTGCGTACCTCCGGGCAGTTCACCTCGGAAAAAGACCTGCAAACCGTCAACCTGAAGATCAACGACCGCTTCTTCCGCCTGGCCGACATCGCCGATATCGAGCGCGGTTACGTCGACCCCCCTTCGCCGATGTTCCGCTACAACGGCCAGACGGCGTTGGGCCTGGCCATCGGCATGAAGGCCGGCGGCAATATCCAGGTGTTCGGCGCGGCGCTGAAAAAGCGCATGGACAAGGTGATCGAAGACTTGCCGGTGGGCGTCGGGGTGCACACTGTTTCCGACCAGGCCGTGGTGGTCAAGCAAGCGGTGGGCGGCTTCACCAGTGCGCTGTTCGAGGCGGTGGTGATCGTGCTGGCGGTGAGCTTCGTCAGCCTCGGCGTGCGTGCCGGGCTGGTGGTGGCCTGTTCGATCCCGCTGGTGCTGGCCATGGTGTTCGTGTTCATGGAATACAGCGGCATCACCATGCAGCGGATTTCGCTGGGGGCGCTGATCATCGCCCTGGGCCTGCTGGTGGACGATGCGATGATCACCGTGGAGGTGATGGTCACACGGCTGGAGATGGGCGAAAGCAAGGAGCAGGCGGCGACTTTTGCCTATACCTCCACCGCCTTCCCCATGCTTACCGGCACCCTGGTGACGGTGGCCGGCTTCGTGCCGATCGGCCTCAACGCCAGTTCGGCGGGCGAGTACACCTACACGCTGTTTGCGGTAATTGCCGTGGCGCTGATGGTGTCGTGGGTGGTAGCGGTGTTCTTCGCCCCGGTGCTCGGCGTGCACATTCTCAGCAGCGCCAAGCTCAAGCCCCACGAAGCCGAGCCTGGCCGTGTCGGCCGAATCTTCGAGCATGGTTTGTTGTGGTGCATGCGCAACCGCTGGCTGACCATCATCGGCACCGTGGTGCTGTTTGCCCTGGCAATCTTCTGCGAGCGCTTCGTGCAGAACCAGTTCTTCCCGTCCTCGGACCGCCCGGAAATCCTCGTCGACCTCAACCTGCCGCAAAACGCCTCGATCGAAGAGACGCGCAAGGTGGTCGACCGCTTCGAGGCGCGGATCAAGGACGACCCGGACCTGGTGCACTGGAGTACGTATATCGGCCAAGGCGCGATCCGCTTCTACCTGCCCCTCGACCAGCAGTTGCAGAACCCGTACTACGCGCAGCTGGTCATCGTCAGCAAGGGCTTCGAAGAACGCCAGGCCATGATGGACCGCCTGCAGAAGATCCTGCATGAAGAGTTCGTTGGCGTCGGCACCAACGTGCAATCGCTGGAAATGGGCCCACCGGTGGGCCGGCCGATCCAGTATCGGGTCAGCGGCGCCAATATCGACCAGGTACGCAAGCACGCCATCGAGCTGGCCACCTTGCTCGACCAGAACGAGCACATCGGCGAGATGATCTACGACTGGAACGAGCCGGGTAAGGTGCTGCGCGTGGAAATCGCCCAGGACAAGGCGCGCCAGCTGGGCCTGTCGTCGGAGGACGTGGCCAATGTGATGAACAGCATCGTCAGCGGCGTGCAGATCACCCAGGTCAACGACAACATCTACCTGGTCGACGTGGTCGCCCGTGCCGAGGACAGCGAGCGTGGCTCGCCCGATACCCTGCAGAACCTGCAGATCCTGACACCCAACGGTACCTCGATCCCGCTGCTGGCGTTCGCCACCGTGCGCTACGAGCTGGAGCAGCCGCTGGTGTGGCGTCGTGACCGCAAGCCGACCATCACCATCAAGGCATCGGTCAACGGTGACATCCAGCCCACCGACCTGGTGGCCCAACTGAAGCCGAAGATCGACGAGTTCGCCAGCAAGTTGCCGGTGGGCTTCGAAGTGGCCACCGGCGGTACGGTGGAGGAGAGCGCCAAGGCGCAGGGGCCGATCCGCAAGGTCATCCCGCTGATGCTGTTCCTGATGGCGACGTTCCTGATGATCCAGCTGCACAGCGTGCAGAAGCTGTTCCTGGTGGTCAGCGTGGCGCCGCTGGGGCTGATTGGCGTGATCATTGCGCTGGTGCCCACAGGTACGCCCATGGGCTTCGTGGCGATTCTCGGCATTCTCGCGCTGGCGGGCATCATCATTCGTAACTCGGTGATCCTGGTGACCCAGATCGACGAGTTCGAGGCCCAGGGCTTGTCGCCGTGGGATGCGGTGGTGGAGGCCACCAACCACCGGCGCCGGCCGATTCTGCTGACCGCGGCGGCGGCGAGCCTGGGCATGATACCGATTGCCCGCGAGGTGTTCTGGGGGCCGATGGCCTACGCCATGATTGGCGGGATCATCGTGGCGACCCTGCTGACGCTGCTGTTCCTGCCGGCCTTGTATGTGGCCTGGTACAAGATCCGCGAGCCACAGAAACACAACTGA
- a CDS encoding REP-associated tyrosine transposase: MSRAQSHLLRRGCYSELGRLYLLTTVTHQRKPLFHDFHHARLVIHQLRQSDQEHACRSLAWVLMPDHLHWLIELKGTTLGTLMRRFKSRSSLVLHQAGVEHDPVWQPGYQDRALRREESMVHVARYIVANPLRAGLVRSVRDYPHWDAVWL; this comes from the coding sequence ATGTCGCGAGCCCAGTCTCACCTGCTTCGCCGTGGTTGCTATTCAGAACTTGGCCGGCTCTATCTGCTGACCACCGTCACCCACCAGCGCAAGCCGCTGTTCCATGATTTCCACCATGCCCGGCTGGTCATTCACCAACTGCGACAATCAGACCAGGAACATGCCTGCCGATCATTGGCCTGGGTGCTGATGCCGGACCATCTGCATTGGCTGATCGAGTTGAAAGGTACGACGTTGGGCACCTTGATGCGCAGGTTCAAGTCCAGGTCCAGTCTGGTTTTGCATCAGGCGGGGGTTGAGCATGATCCGGTATGGCAGCCTGGGTATCAGGACCGGGCACTGCGGCGGGAGGAGAGCATGGTGCATGTTGCCAGATACATTGTCGCCAACCCCTTGCGGGCTGGCCTGGTCAGAAGTGTCAGGGACTATCCACATTGGGATGCAGTCTGGCTTTAA
- a CDS encoding efflux RND transporter periplasmic adaptor subunit, with product MTLIRPLLVVCLGLVSLLSGCSKEETTETLPRVGVQQVSPTDFAARVTLTGDVQARVQTDLSFRVGGKIISRSVDVGDHVKANQVLARLDPKDLQNNVDSAKAEVFAAQARVTQTSAAFVRQQKLLPKGYTSQSEYDSAEAALRSNQSALKAAQAQLANANEQLSYTALVSEADGVITERQAEVGQVVQATMPIFSLATDGDRDAVFNVYESLLVAPPSDAGVIVSLLDDPKVQARGFVREITPTVSAQSGTVQVKVGLRDVPPGMQLGAPVTATTNAQGRPSIELPWSALTKALHEPAVWVVGEGDKVELRKVEVSRYLTGRIVVASGLKGGETVVVNGGQLLHPGMQVLKIDAKANGGEL from the coding sequence ATGACGTTGATACGTCCGCTGTTGGTCGTCTGCCTGGGGCTTGTGTCCCTGCTGTCGGGCTGTAGTAAGGAAGAAACCACCGAAACACTGCCACGCGTAGGCGTGCAACAGGTATCACCCACCGATTTCGCTGCCAGGGTCACCCTGACTGGCGATGTGCAGGCGCGGGTGCAGACCGACCTGTCGTTCCGTGTGGGCGGCAAGATCATTTCGCGCAGTGTCGATGTCGGTGACCACGTAAAGGCCAACCAGGTGTTGGCGCGGCTGGACCCGAAAGACCTGCAGAACAATGTCGACTCGGCCAAGGCCGAGGTGTTCGCCGCGCAGGCGCGGGTCACCCAGACCAGCGCTGCCTTCGTACGCCAGCAAAAGCTGTTGCCCAAGGGCTACACCAGCCAGAGCGAATACGATTCCGCCGAAGCCGCACTGCGCAGCAATCAGAGCGCGCTCAAGGCCGCACAGGCGCAATTGGCCAATGCCAACGAACAACTGAGCTATACCGCGCTGGTCTCCGAGGCCGATGGGGTCATCACCGAGCGCCAGGCTGAGGTCGGCCAGGTGGTTCAAGCGACCATGCCAATCTTCAGCCTGGCCACCGATGGTGATCGTGATGCCGTGTTCAATGTCTACGAATCGCTGCTGGTGGCTCCGCCCAGCGATGCCGGCGTGATCGTCAGCCTGCTGGACGATCCCAAGGTCCAGGCCCGTGGCTTCGTGCGCGAAATCACCCCCACGGTGTCTGCGCAAAGCGGCACGGTACAGGTCAAGGTCGGGCTGAGGGATGTGCCGCCAGGGATGCAACTGGGTGCACCGGTGACGGCCACCACCAATGCCCAGGGCCGACCAAGTATCGAGCTGCCATGGTCGGCACTGACCAAGGCCCTGCATGAGCCCGCCGTCTGGGTGGTGGGCGAGGGTGACAAGGTAGAGCTGCGCAAGGTCGAGGTCAGCCGTTACCTCACCGGCAGGATCGTGGTCGCCAGTGGCCTGAAAGGCGGCGAGACCGTGGTGGTCAATGGCGGACAGTTGCTACACCCCGGCATGCAGGTGCTGAAGATCGATGCCAAGGCCAACGGGGGTGAGCTATGA
- a CDS encoding RHS repeat-associated core domain-containing protein, whose protein sequence is MTKPCNITHNHTYCPYGYSKLSDDHTGSLQYCGEFLNNTANLYFLGLGTRTYSPRIFRFNSRDSMSPFSLGGINSYSYCFNDPINLSDPTGHSPLLPRPKVIKFDTNWTLKTRPFYVKKQLRWSNSYIKPFESNDPTDKLRLTKSYKQQLHEPAPIGPSSRRPPVHIDVKADAFIRIPDSTKIPLRAYLRAANQHNVFKAQKVRHLPSDSLMTRDFIQNQGEARRLRTILFGIAKSTFDEFERNLLSEVLRVRL, encoded by the coding sequence ATGACGAAGCCATGTAACATCACCCATAATCATACTTACTGCCCCTATGGATACTCAAAGCTATCTGATGACCATACCGGATCACTACAATATTGCGGAGAATTTCTAAACAATACAGCGAACCTCTATTTCCTTGGACTTGGGACCCGAACTTACAGCCCCAGAATCTTTCGTTTCAACTCCAGAGATAGCATGAGTCCTTTTTCGCTTGGTGGTATAAACTCATACAGTTATTGCTTTAACGACCCTATAAATCTGTCTGATCCAACTGGCCACTCCCCACTATTACCTCGCCCCAAGGTAATAAAATTCGATACGAACTGGACCTTGAAAACTAGACCTTTTTATGTAAAAAAACAGCTACGCTGGAGCAATTCGTACATCAAGCCTTTCGAATCTAATGATCCCACTGATAAGCTAAGGCTTACGAAATCCTACAAGCAGCAACTCCATGAGCCGGCACCGATCGGACCAAGCTCAAGACGCCCGCCCGTACACATTGATGTAAAGGCTGACGCATTCATCAGGATTCCCGACAGCACTAAGATTCCGCTAAGAGCATATCTCCGCGCTGCAAATCAGCACAATGTCTTTAAGGCTCAGAAGGTCCGTCATCTTCCTTCAGATTCGCTAATGACTCGGGATTTTATTCAGAATCAGGGTGAAGCCAGACGGCTACGCACTATTTTGTTCGGTATCGCAAAATCCACTTTCGATGAATTTGAACGTAATTTACTATCTGAAGTTCTTCGCGTCAGGCTGTGA
- a CDS encoding DUF3077 domain-containing protein produces MTTHVPNHPKNSSTVGRETCMDLFRVQANIPFNHAFSELSVMLGCINHLTTEAEMENDRLAGSAARILSGFAKALIDDIELGLNKASVQL; encoded by the coding sequence ATGACAACGCACGTTCCAAATCACCCAAAAAACAGCAGCACCGTCGGCCGCGAAACCTGCATGGACCTGTTTCGCGTCCAGGCCAACATCCCCTTCAACCATGCCTTCTCCGAACTCTCCGTAATGCTCGGTTGCATCAATCACCTGACGACCGAAGCCGAGATGGAAAATGACCGGCTGGCTGGTAGTGCCGCGAGAATTCTCAGTGGCTTTGCCAAAGCACTGATCGATGACATCGAACTGGGATTGAACAAGGCTTCAGTTCAGCTCTGA
- the potA gene encoding polyamine ABC transporter ATP-binding protein, which yields MAVASGAYKKALEGGQQPKQVLVKIDRVTKKFDETVAVDDVSLEIRKGEIFALLGGSGSGKSTLLRMLAGFERPTEGRIFLDGVDITDMPPYERPINMMFQSYALFPHMTVAQNIAFGLQQDKMPKAEIDARVAEMLKLVHMTQYAKRKPHQLSGGQRQRVALARSLAKRPKLLLLDEPMGALDKKLRSQMQLELVEIIERVGVTCVMVTHDQEEAMTMAQRIAIMHLGWIAQIGSPVDIYETPTSRLVCEFIGNVNLFEGEVVDDAEGHAIIASPELERKIYVGHGITTSVEDKHITYALRPEKMLVTTQQPTCEHNWSRGKVHDIAYLGGHSVFYVELPSGKVVQSFVANAERQGTRPTWGDEVYVWWEDDSGVVLRS from the coding sequence ATGGCAGTTGCCTCCGGTGCCTATAAAAAAGCCCTCGAGGGTGGCCAGCAACCCAAGCAGGTGCTGGTCAAGATCGACCGGGTCACGAAAAAGTTCGACGAAACGGTAGCCGTGGACGATGTGTCCCTGGAAATCCGCAAGGGCGAGATCTTCGCCCTGCTGGGTGGCTCCGGTTCCGGCAAGTCCACCTTGCTGCGCATGCTGGCCGGCTTCGAACGCCCGACCGAAGGGCGGATCTTCCTCGATGGCGTCGACATCACCGACATGCCGCCCTACGAGCGGCCGATCAACATGATGTTCCAGTCCTACGCGCTGTTCCCGCACATGACCGTGGCGCAGAACATCGCCTTCGGCCTGCAGCAGGACAAAATGCCCAAGGCCGAGATCGACGCCCGCGTGGCCGAGATGCTCAAGCTGGTGCACATGACCCAGTACGCCAAGCGCAAGCCGCACCAGCTGTCCGGCGGCCAGCGCCAGCGCGTGGCCCTGGCCCGCTCGCTGGCCAAGCGCCCCAAGCTGCTGCTGCTCGACGAACCGATGGGCGCACTGGACAAGAAACTGCGTTCGCAGATGCAGCTGGAACTGGTGGAGATCATCGAGCGCGTGGGCGTGACCTGCGTGATGGTGACCCACGACCAGGAAGAGGCCATGACCATGGCCCAGCGCATCGCCATCATGCACCTGGGCTGGATCGCCCAGATCGGTTCGCCGGTGGACATCTACGAGACGCCTACCAGCCGCCTGGTGTGCGAGTTCATCGGCAACGTCAACCTGTTCGAAGGTGAAGTGGTCGACGACGCCGAAGGCCACGCGATCATTGCCAGCCCGGAGCTGGAGCGCAAGATCTATGTCGGCCACGGCATCACCACGTCGGTGGAAGACAAGCACATCACCTATGCGCTGCGCCCGGAAAAGATGCTGGTTACCACCCAGCAACCGACCTGCGAGCACAACTGGTCGCGCGGCAAGGTTCACGACATTGCCTACCTGGGTGGCCACTCGGTGTTCTACGTCGAGTTGCCGAGCGGCAAGGTCGTCCAGTCGTTCGTCGCCAACGCCGAGCGCCAGGGCACCCGCCCGACCTGGGGCGATGAAGTGTACGTGTGGTGGGAAGACGACAGCGGCGTGGTACTGCGGTCATGA
- a CDS encoding ABC transporter permease subunit codes for MKRFSFSKLMLVLGLLFIYLPMLILVIYSFNASKLVTVWGGWSVKWYVGLLDNTQLMGSVMRSLEIACYTAVAAVALGTLAAFVLTRVTRFKGRTLFGGLVTAPLVMPEVITGLSLLLLFVAMAQMIGWPQERGIVTIWIAHTTFCAAYVAVVVSARLRELDLSIEEAAMDLGAKPWKVFFLITIPMIAPSLAAGGMMSFALSLDDLVLASFVSGPGSTTLPMEVFSAVRLGVKPEINAVASLILLSVSLVTFFVWYFSRQAEERRRKAIQQAIEEGAAANASQPQVKRPAQVAASA; via the coding sequence ATGAAGCGCTTCAGTTTCTCCAAGCTGATGCTGGTGCTCGGCTTGCTGTTCATCTACCTGCCGATGCTGATCCTGGTGATCTACTCGTTCAACGCCTCCAAGCTGGTGACGGTATGGGGTGGCTGGTCGGTGAAGTGGTACGTCGGCCTGCTCGACAACACCCAGTTGATGGGTTCGGTGATGCGTTCGCTGGAAATCGCCTGCTACACGGCGGTGGCAGCCGTGGCGCTGGGTACCTTGGCGGCGTTCGTGCTGACCCGGGTTACCCGCTTCAAGGGCCGCACGCTGTTCGGTGGCCTGGTCACCGCGCCGCTGGTAATGCCCGAGGTGATCACCGGCCTGTCGCTGTTGCTGCTGTTCGTGGCCATGGCGCAGATGATTGGCTGGCCGCAGGAGCGCGGCATCGTCACCATCTGGATCGCCCATACCACGTTCTGTGCCGCGTATGTGGCGGTGGTGGTGTCGGCACGCCTGCGTGAGCTGGACCTTTCGATCGAGGAAGCGGCGATGGACCTGGGTGCCAAGCCGTGGAAGGTGTTCTTCCTGATCACCATCCCGATGATCGCGCCGTCGCTGGCGGCGGGCGGCATGATGTCGTTCGCCCTGTCGCTGGATGATCTGGTACTGGCCAGCTTCGTGTCAGGCCCTGGTTCGACCACCTTGCCGATGGAAGTGTTCTCGGCGGTGCGCCTGGGCGTGAAGCCGGAGATCAACGCCGTGGCAAGCCTGATCCTGCTGTCGGTGTCGCTGGTGACCTTCTTCGTCTGGTACTTCAGCCGCCAGGCCGAAGAGCGCCGTCGCAAGGCGATACAGCAGGCGATCGAAGAGGGCGCTGCAGCGAATGCTTCGCAGCCACAGGTGAAGCGCCCGGCGCAGGTTGCGGCGTCGGCCTGA